The Myripristis murdjan chromosome 6, fMyrMur1.1, whole genome shotgun sequence sequence TCAGCTGGCATAGACCACAGTCTGCTCAGCTTTTGAGGTGCATTGCTAGTTCACTGAAAAGAAGCTGCCATCTCCCCAAAAATGAGCACAAGTTATTGATGTAATATTGACTGGAACATTTCACTTGAAAATGGACCACGATCATACAGCATATCAACCGCTGGATGGCATTTCTGAGTTGCCCAGGCCACCTGGCAGTGCACATGATGTAGTTTTTCCAGTTCTGTCTTGATCGGTGCCTTTATAAATCAAAACTgatgttgccttttttttttttttttttttttttttaaagagtgcaCTCTGGTTACATTGAGATTCAGGGGAAATTATTCACAGGTTAGagcagaatcagaaaaactgtaaaattattGCCAGTCACGTTTATACCCCTAACCCCTCTTTTGCTCGACTGTAATTAAAAGCCTGTGAGTGGTTGAGGAGAAGAATTATTTTCCCTGTGTGGAATCGCAGCAAGCTTAGCCAATAATTTGGCTGTTGTTGGAAACGTTTGAGCTCTCCGCTGCACCTTCTCCTCCCAGAGGTCCCAGAGTGTGCTGAATGCTCCAAGATGGTGACACTCTTAATATATACTCACTGTACAAATTATTAGGGACATCTTACTGATTAATGAGCtgcagcccaacacacacacacacacacacacacacacacacacacaatccaaatCTTAACTGCCCCAAAGATTTAACATTATCTTCTAACTCATACACTTCTTTTTATATACATTCCTTTAAGGTTGGCATAGATTTAAAAAGGGATAATGGCTTTTACTCAGACTActtaataaaaacagtaatatgatgcagtttcactGTGCAGACAAGGATCTGAACATGACTCTTTTCCCCCACAAAAGGTTCACTTTGGTGCCACCCACTGATGCCCACATTGTCAGGTTACCCTTTTTTCTAAGAAACCTGATTGCATTATTTGTCATTACTATCAGATGTGCTTACAACACTATTATGACAAAATTATGTAAGAGCTCAGTGTGCAGTTATGGAAGAGTATGGTGCACCACAAGACAAACTAAACAACATGGCAAGCcatatacaataaaataaatttatttattgtttatttgtttatttacctaTATTTTGTAAAAATATAGATTTGCGTCTGCAAAGCGTAACCCGGTAAGATTCACCATTTCAATGCAAGGTGGCAACCTGTGGTGAAACTTTCAAGCGACTGAAGTTCTGCGGTGCATTTAGGGACACGCAGTATCCAATGAATGAGCGGCTTCTCTGACGATGCTGCCAAGCGCTGCCGGTCGACACGCCCCCAGCATGGATACAACCAGCAGGAACAGGCGCTCAGGAGACACGCTCACTCTGCTGGAGAGTGGTTTGAAGCCGCGATGGGAGTTACCACATCCAAGTTTTTAGAGTTCTTGCTACCAGCACCGTTGCACTAAAACAGAGACTTTGCCTTTTGTCTGTCTGCGCTTTTACCCGAGACGTTTCTCTCACAGGATGTTGATGATATTGGAAAGCCGGGTAAGATCATAAAGTCAGTTCTCTCTGATGAGAgcgacctcctcctcctcctcctcaacaccaccaccaccaacaacacacaAAGGGAACCACGGAACAAGTACTTTTTACACGCTATCAGATTATTTTTGAATGTCATAAAGAAGCAGAGGGGGCTGTTTCCAAGACAAAATGGATCACTTTGCAGCAGAGTGCCTTGTTTCTATGTCCAGTCGTGCAATTGTCCACGCTCCTAAAGGGAATAGggagattaaaccagaaatcCCGTGCTCCTCCAAGAACGGAGAGGAAATAAAGGAGCCCTTGGTAAAAGATAACTCTTCTCTTTTTGTGGTGGCGCGGATTCTGGCGGATTTTAACCAGCAGACTCCCAACAATGTTGCCGACCAGGCAAAAATAAAGGATGAGAGCATGCCGAACCTCATAGATGATGGAAACTCTGCCACACCTACCACCATCTCCGATCCTTCGCTCaaacaaagaggcaaaagatTGAGAGGTCGAATTGAACAAGAATCACCTCAGAAAAAGCACAAATGCCACTATTCAGGTTGTGAAAAAGTTTATGGCAAATCCTCCCACCTCAAAGCCCACCTAAGGACACATACAGGTCAGTTTCATTGGATGCAAATGTTTGTTGCTGTATTGAACGCTAGCCTACTTGCAGAAATCGCTGCCTACGAGAGTGGACGCGATTATTATAAGCGTGAATACTGCTAGAGAATATGATTCAGTTTACAGTCAATGCGATattttcacagagggagggctGAACGACTGGTCTAATTCACTGAGCCTGTGTGTTCTTTGGATCCACCCAGTATGGATATGATCAGTATTTATAGTCTGCACTGCTGTGTATCTTATAATCGCATTGTTCCTTTAAGTTGGATACAACTTTGCGAAATGCCCTTTTAATTTCAGGGGAGGGAGTCGAAAATAGTGCCACTCCCACTCAAGACTCAGAGCTTTGTCACGGCTTTCCTCTTGCACCCCCCTGCATTGGACTGTAAAGACTGACACTGCAGTGCAAATGCAGAATTAAATTCCGATTTCGAGCTTTCCCCTGTGGTTATTAACTAAAAATCAAACTTTGGTTAGTTCAGTggcagcagaaaatgtttttccccCGAGTAACGTCACCTAATGTGCATCACAGAGGAGCCTAGTGCAGTTATAGGGTTATCTTCTCTACACGGACATGCAAAAAGTTTCCCAAATCAGTCCGGTAAGTTGCATTTGGTACCGTCACACTGCAGGGAGAAAGGGTCATCAAATGAGAAATGAGGCTATCCACATCACCAACATATTTCATTTGACCTTCCTGTAGGAGCGTTCCTCCATATCTGCGCTTTGCATTCCGCAGGATAGGCTACTGAGGGGGGAAAGATGTAGATCAAGTCAAACTGGGGGGCTGATAATAGCTGTGCAGTCGCCTGTCTGCCCAAAGCCCTTTGTTGTGATGTGCCACACCCCCGCCAGACAGACTGCCAGCTGATCTGGCCAGCAACAGACTCAGCTAGCAGATCCCAGACTGAGGCTAAAGGAGCCTTTCCCTCTGCTCTATAGGCTACAGCCCACAATCATGCTTCCCACTTATATCATGCATTGGCACACTTAGATCAGCATCACCCCATTAGACTGATCAGGGGGAAATGGAAACACATGAGAACCACATTGTATGAACTTTATCTATCATGCAACTTACATCTGTAATGGTGAATAGGATTCAAGAGCTGCTGATTTACTAACTGCAAGCAAACATATTCAACAGATTTTTATTCAACACTATCAGTCAACTTGTAAATCCTGCTCTTTCTATTGTATCTGCCACCTTCTTTgttaggtctctctctctctctctctctctctctctctcttttttttttttttttttttttttggtaaccaTGCTGTTGCCAGGATCAGTGGTTTCATAATCAAGattgtctctttgtcttctttACATTTACCTGCATATGTTATAGCCTGCTGGTCCAGGTTCTCAGATGGTATCACACGTTTGTCTTTCATGTTTGTATGTTATTCCCCTTGAGTTTCTGAAAGAGGTCCTGCCTGTCAGTCTACCTTCTTCTGAATCAGTCTCTGATTGTTTTGATCAATTTCTTCTAACCACCTAGAGACCTATGTCCAAATTACTACTTATCTCCAAAATTCTCAACAAGGTAGTTGCTGTGCAGCTCCTAGAGGTGGTTTTAGCAACACTTTTGAAATTAAGTCTGGCATATCCCCAAAACACAATATTTGAATTGTAATGCTAATGGTTATTAATGACATCTTGCTCGACAACCTTTGGCACAAATGactatatttttttcaattgttaGACTTAGTAAATTTGTTGGTATTTCTGGAGATGCTGTAAAGTGGTTCTCCACCTTGTCTACTAGAACATTCACTGAATGTATTGGCAATGTTTATGTCTTCATCTGTCCCTTCAGTTACATGGGGTTCCCCAGGGGTCAG is a genomic window containing:
- the klf13 gene encoding Krueppel-like factor 13; the encoded protein is MDHFAAECLVSMSSRAIVHAPKGNREIKPEIPCSSKNGEEIKEPLVKDNSSLFVVARILADFNQQTPNNVADQAKIKDESMPNLIDDGNSATPTTISDPSLKQRGKRLRGRIEQESPQKKHKCHYSGCEKVYGKSSHLKAHLRTHTGERPFPCTWPDCSKKFARSDELARHYRTHTGEKKFGCPLCDKRFMRSDHLMKHARRHSDFQPGMLKRPHGGGGGNTVRPGSLSDYSRSDASSPTLSPANSP